A genomic stretch from Dissulfurispira thermophila includes:
- a CDS encoding ribonuclease H-like domain-containing protein, which translates to MKRIIFDIETVGIDFNSLDTSTQQYLLKWAETEEEEDRVRESLSLYPLTGEIVAIGMLNPDSNKGAVYFQTPEDMLLPFEENGIRFESGTEKEIIEKFWSAVKTYDQFITFNGRTFDCPFIMIRSAVNRIKPSRDLMPNRYNGTHIDLLDQLTFYGASKRRFSLDMWCKTFGIKSPKSANESGEVITGYEVKDLFKSGRYVDIARYCARDLIATKELFLIWENYIKLQPNQPYKN; encoded by the coding sequence ATGAAGAGAATTATTTTTGACATAGAAACTGTAGGTATAGACTTTAATTCCCTTGATACCTCAACACAACAATATCTTCTTAAATGGGCAGAGACAGAAGAGGAAGAAGACAGGGTAAGGGAGAGTCTCTCTTTATATCCCCTTACAGGAGAGATAGTTGCCATTGGCATGCTAAATCCTGATTCAAATAAAGGTGCTGTATATTTTCAGACACCTGAAGACATGCTCTTGCCTTTTGAAGAAAATGGCATTAGATTCGAAAGCGGTACAGAAAAAGAGATTATAGAAAAATTCTGGAGTGCTGTAAAAACATATGACCAATTCATCACCTTTAACGGCAGAACATTTGACTGTCCATTCATCATGATCCGTTCTGCCGTAAACAGGATAAAACCCTCGAGGGATTTGATGCCAAATAGGTACAATGGCACGCATATAGATCTACTGGATCAGTTAACCTTTTATGGTGCTTCAAAGAGGAGATTCAGCCTTGATATGTGGTGCAAAACCTTTGGCATTAAAAGCCCAAAGTCAGCAAATGAATCAGGCGAAGTAATAACAGGTTATGAGGTAAAGGACCTCTTCAAATCAGGCCGATATGTGGATATTGCCAGATACTGCGCAAGAGACCTCATAGCAACAAAAGAATTATTCCTAATCTGGGAAAACTATATAAAGCTCCAACCTAATCAGCCATATAAGAATTAA
- a CDS encoding S41 family peptidase: MYWKKKWILIAVIFSIALTGIVVGKWAVETVNAQNGYEELRTFTEVLTLIKKNYVDDVKTKDLIIGAIKGMVGSLDPHSSYMTPEALKELQVETKGEFGGLGIQIGIKDGILTVIAPIEDTPAFKAGIKAGDRILKISGESTKNMALTDAVSKMRGQKGTAIVLTIFREGWKEPKDFTIIRDIIKIKSVKSKMLQDGIGYIKITQFQEATGPDLSQALEKLSKEGMTSLILDLRNDPGGLLNSAVEVTEQFLPPKKLVVYIKSKSGEKTEYFTEEEKSYTDIPMVVLVNQGSASASEIVAGALKDWNRAVIIGVQTFGKGSVQSLIPLSDGSGLRLTTAKYYTPKGTSIQGIGITPDIVVKLEAKDGKEQHRVIREKDLEGHLKNEQQKEGPEEKETAPLEVDEKDDNQLQRAIDTIKTWKVFEKMKKAA; this comes from the coding sequence ATGTATTGGAAAAAGAAATGGATATTGATAGCGGTAATATTCTCCATTGCCTTAACAGGCATTGTAGTAGGCAAATGGGCAGTGGAAACTGTAAATGCGCAAAATGGCTATGAAGAGCTGCGCACTTTTACAGAAGTTTTAACCCTCATAAAGAAGAACTATGTAGATGATGTCAAGACAAAAGACCTCATAATCGGTGCTATCAAGGGAATGGTTGGCTCTCTTGATCCGCATTCGAGTTACATGACACCAGAGGCACTAAAGGAATTACAGGTAGAAACAAAAGGCGAATTTGGTGGACTTGGCATTCAAATAGGTATTAAGGATGGGATACTCACGGTCATAGCCCCAATAGAAGATACACCGGCATTTAAGGCTGGTATCAAGGCCGGCGATAGGATACTAAAAATCTCAGGGGAATCCACAAAAAATATGGCTCTAACAGATGCTGTCTCTAAAATGCGGGGTCAAAAAGGCACAGCTATTGTATTAACCATCTTCAGGGAAGGCTGGAAAGAACCAAAGGATTTTACTATAATCAGGGACATCATAAAAATCAAGAGCGTAAAATCTAAGATGCTTCAAGACGGAATTGGTTATATAAAAATAACCCAATTTCAGGAAGCTACAGGGCCTGATCTCTCTCAAGCATTAGAAAAACTTTCAAAAGAAGGCATGACTTCGTTAATCCTTGATTTACGGAATGATCCGGGGGGGCTTCTAAATAGTGCAGTTGAAGTTACAGAACAGTTTCTTCCACCAAAAAAGCTTGTTGTTTATATAAAAAGTAAAAGCGGTGAAAAAACTGAGTACTTCACTGAAGAAGAAAAGTCATATACAGATATCCCAATGGTAGTCCTTGTAAATCAGGGTAGTGCAAGTGCATCTGAGATTGTTGCAGGTGCATTAAAAGACTGGAACAGGGCGGTAATTATAGGTGTTCAGACATTCGGGAAAGGTTCTGTGCAGAGCCTTATTCCGCTCAGTGATGGTTCAGGACTGCGACTCACCACCGCAAAATACTATACACCAAAAGGTACAAGCATTCAGGGAATCGGGATTACCCCTGATATTGTGGTAAAACTTGAGGCTAAGGATGGAAAAGAACAGCATAGAGTTATAAGAGAAAAAGACCTTGAAGGACATCTTAAAAATGAACAGCAAAAAGAAGGGCCTGAAGAAAAAGAAACAGCTCCTCTTGAAGTAGATGAAAAGGATGACAACCAGTTGCAAAGGGCTATTGACACCATCAAGACATGGAAGGTATTTGAAAAAATGAAAAAAGCAGCGTAA
- a CDS encoding murein hydrolase activator EnvC family protein codes for MKEVQGVRGSEIKRHYNFLSHYLVVFLPFIFFLLTAYAENPHEQYKQIQKDLKSHKKKLESVKKAEKSVIEELKKTNAELNEIENQLSLQRGKIKKIQGNISALQVDINKNKENLNLQNNLLKKRLRVLQKMSKTNDALLILMSGEDISQTVRSLRYISDISTYDQKLITKYKETVNILSEKQNNLKKLHSELKTEEEKLSRLETSLKEKKKERETLLVSVRKEKKNYEKMIKELQEASNRLLRIIQESERRESELRKKKGAKPKIKEEETVEDSGFARLKGRLPWPVNGTVAIQYGTQIDPLFNLPVFRSGIHIKASNGTPVKAVHEGKVVFADEFKGYGQLVIISHGSGYHTLYGNLSKIFLKNGVIIKEHTTIGEVGESNAIGASGLYFEIRYKGKPLDPQQWLKK; via the coding sequence TTGAAAGAGGTTCAAGGGGTCAGAGGTTCAGAGATCAAGAGACATTATAACTTCTTATCTCATTATCTTGTTGTCTTCTTGCCTTTTATTTTTTTTCTACTTACCGCTTATGCTGAAAATCCCCACGAACAATACAAGCAGATTCAAAAAGATCTAAAAAGCCATAAGAAAAAACTCGAATCAGTAAAAAAAGCAGAAAAATCCGTAATAGAAGAACTAAAAAAAACAAATGCTGAACTTAATGAAATAGAAAATCAGCTTTCTTTACAGCGTGGAAAAATAAAAAAAATACAAGGCAATATATCAGCACTACAAGTTGATATTAACAAAAACAAAGAAAATCTTAATCTACAAAACAATCTCCTAAAAAAGAGATTGAGGGTCTTGCAGAAGATGAGTAAGACAAACGATGCACTCCTTATACTCATGAGTGGTGAAGATATATCGCAAACTGTAAGGTCTCTCAGGTATATAAGCGATATATCTACATATGACCAGAAGCTTATAACTAAATATAAAGAGACTGTAAATATCCTGAGCGAAAAACAAAACAATCTTAAAAAATTACATTCAGAACTGAAAACAGAAGAAGAAAAACTGTCCCGCCTTGAAACCTCTCTCAAAGAAAAGAAAAAAGAGAGAGAAACCCTCCTTGTCAGTGTTAGAAAGGAAAAAAAGAATTACGAAAAGATGATAAAGGAATTACAGGAGGCATCAAACAGACTTCTGAGAATAATACAAGAATCAGAAAGGCGAGAAAGTGAACTAAGAAAAAAGAAGGGAGCAAAGCCAAAAATAAAGGAAGAAGAAACAGTCGAGGACAGTGGTTTTGCTCGATTAAAAGGAAGGCTTCCATGGCCTGTAAATGGCACTGTTGCCATTCAGTATGGAACGCAGATTGATCCACTGTTTAATCTGCCTGTCTTCAGAAGCGGTATTCATATAAAGGCATCTAATGGCACACCTGTAAAGGCAGTTCATGAAGGCAAGGTAGTGTTTGCAGATGAATTTAAAGGATATGGTCAATTAGTCATAATCAGTCACGGAAGCGGGTATCATACACTGTATGGGAATCTATCCAAGATTTTTTTGAAAAATGGAGTTATAATAAAAGAACATACAACCATCGGAGAGGTTGGGGAGTCTAATGCCATAGGAGCAAGTGGTCTTTATTTTGAAATCAGATATAAAGGCAAGCCCCTCGACCCTCAACAGTGGCTGAAAAAATAG
- a CDS encoding cell division protein FtsX, with the protein MSISYSFTAALQSLCREKWINILSIFTVASSLLIITLIAFFLYNVELVAKHLPERFSMVAYLEDNISQEDAQGIVDALKKRYEIADLKYISKDDAIKELKQTLKEAQYILEGLNENPLSPSIEIKLKEDFVTSSATKKISEEIKKIPGVDDVYYGEKIAQAIYLLKKSLRNMSIIILLTISSGVVFVAYSTVKILFYRKKEEIEIIKLLGATKGFIRMPFLIEGGIIGFFGGITGIIGALLFYFGITYRLGRVIPMLKTLIFPPEILIALPVTGVLLGVIGSAIAIGRLRL; encoded by the coding sequence ATGTCAATATCCTATTCGTTCACAGCAGCTCTCCAGAGTCTCTGCAGAGAAAAATGGATCAATATACTTTCTATATTTACTGTGGCATCCAGTCTATTGATAATCACCCTCATTGCCTTTTTTCTCTACAATGTAGAACTTGTTGCAAAGCACCTTCCTGAACGTTTTTCTATGGTGGCATATCTTGAAGATAATATTTCTCAAGAAGATGCTCAGGGCATTGTAGATGCCCTGAAAAAAAGATATGAAATTGCTGACTTAAAATATATATCAAAGGATGATGCAATAAAAGAGTTAAAACAAACACTGAAAGAAGCTCAATATATTCTCGAAGGGTTAAATGAAAACCCACTCTCACCATCCATAGAAATAAAGCTAAAAGAGGACTTTGTGACATCCTCTGCTACAAAAAAAATCTCTGAGGAAATAAAAAAAATACCAGGTGTTGATGATGTGTATTATGGAGAAAAAATAGCACAGGCAATTTACCTCTTGAAGAAATCTCTGAGGAATATGAGCATTATTATCCTATTAACCATTTCCTCAGGCGTTGTCTTTGTTGCTTATAGCACAGTAAAGATCTTATTTTACAGGAAAAAAGAAGAGATTGAGATAATCAAGCTGCTCGGAGCTACAAAGGGTTTTATTCGAATGCCTTTTCTCATAGAGGGTGGTATTATTGGATTTTTCGGCGGAATCACTGGAATAATTGGTGCATTGCTCTTTTATTTTGGCATTACATATAGACTTGGCAGGGTTATCCCTATGCTTAAAACTCTAATTTTCCCTCCTGAAATTTTAATCGCTCTGCCTGTGACAGGCGTCTTACTTGGAGTCATAGGCTCTGCCATTGCTATTGGGAGACTGAGGCTTTGA
- the ftsE gene encoding cell division ATP-binding protein FtsE: MIAFQNVSKYYEHQSILKNITFTIQKGEMAFLTGPSGAGKSTLLKLMYLAEWPDEGNIVIGDFQLQSLSPSQIPMLRRSIGVVFQDFKLINTLSVFDNVALSLRIKGVIEKDIKNLVSGALKRVHLRHLSDSYPLILSGGEQQRVAIARAIVTEPLVLLADEPTGNLDPNTAIDIIKLFEEINLQGTTIIIATHNKELFKNTKRRVLKLDSGSLIGEEVG, encoded by the coding sequence ATGATAGCATTTCAAAATGTTTCAAAATATTATGAGCATCAGTCCATCCTCAAAAATATAACCTTTACTATCCAAAAAGGTGAGATGGCATTTCTGACAGGTCCAAGCGGCGCAGGCAAATCAACTCTGTTAAAGCTCATGTATCTTGCTGAATGGCCTGATGAAGGTAATATTGTCATTGGAGATTTTCAACTGCAGTCTTTGAGTCCATCCCAGATTCCTATGCTGCGAAGGAGTATAGGGGTCGTATTTCAAGACTTCAAGCTTATAAATACCCTATCTGTATTTGATAATGTAGCGTTATCTTTAAGAATCAAAGGAGTAATTGAAAAGGATATTAAAAACCTCGTTTCAGGGGCATTAAAAAGGGTTCACCTTCGTCACCTCTCTGATAGTTATCCACTCATCCTTTCAGGAGGTGAACAGCAAAGAGTAGCAATTGCACGGGCAATAGTGACAGAGCCTCTTGTTCTGCTTGCTGATGAGCCAACAGGAAATCTTGACCCCAATACAGCGATTGATATAATAAAACTGTTTGAAGAAATAAATTTACAGGGAACAACAATAATTATTGCAACACACAACAAAGAGTTGTTCAAAAACACTAAAAGACGAGTGCTGAAATTAGACAGCGGGAGTCTTATTGGTGAGGAGGTAGGCTGA
- a CDS encoding transketolase family protein — MASREEKCGQDIATRDAYGAALAELGKRNSRIVVLDADLSGSTKTAKFAKAFPDRFFNMGISEQDMIGTAGGLSLTGKIPFASTFAIFETGRAWEQIRQTICYSRLNVKLVATHAGITVGEDGASHQALEDVALMRVLPNMVVIVPSDGFETRQVIDAIAEYEGPVYVRLGRAKVPAVMPPDYKFEIGKAYKFRIGSDVNIIASGIMVSAALQAKEILIKEGIDVGVINMSTIKPLDTQALLEAAKNSNLIITAEEHSIIGGLGGAVSEFLSENHPITVKRIGIKDTFGGSGKPDELLKLYGLTAEDIVKTVTEFMSK, encoded by the coding sequence ATGGCAAGTAGGGAAGAAAAATGCGGTCAGGATATTGCAACAAGGGATGCCTATGGGGCAGCCCTTGCAGAGCTTGGGAAAAGAAATAGTCGCATAGTGGTGCTCGATGCGGATCTTTCAGGTTCGACAAAGACAGCCAAATTTGCAAAGGCATTCCCTGACAGATTTTTTAATATGGGCATATCAGAACAAGATATGATTGGCACAGCTGGAGGGCTATCTCTCACAGGCAAGATACCATTTGCATCAACATTTGCCATATTCGAGACAGGGAGGGCATGGGAGCAGATACGGCAGACCATCTGTTACTCTCGCCTCAATGTAAAACTTGTTGCTACACATGCTGGTATAACTGTTGGAGAAGATGGAGCATCTCATCAGGCACTGGAAGATGTGGCATTGATGCGCGTCTTGCCCAATATGGTAGTAATAGTCCCTTCAGATGGTTTTGAAACAAGACAGGTAATCGATGCTATTGCTGAATATGAAGGGCCGGTTTATGTAAGACTCGGTAGGGCCAAGGTCCCTGCTGTAATGCCACCTGATTACAAGTTTGAGATAGGTAAGGCTTATAAGTTCCGTATAGGGAGTGATGTAAATATCATTGCCAGCGGCATAATGGTTTCAGCAGCGCTTCAAGCAAAAGAGATACTGATAAAGGAAGGAATAGATGTAGGGGTTATTAATATGTCAACAATAAAACCCCTTGATACACAAGCATTGCTTGAGGCTGCCAAAAACTCAAATTTGATAATCACTGCTGAGGAGCATTCCATAATAGGAGGTCTTGGAGGTGCTGTTTCAGAGTTCTTATCAGAAAACCACCCCATTACTGTAAAAAGAATTGGCATTAAAGATACATTCGGTGGCTCCGGCAAACCTGATGAATTGCTGAAACTCTATGGACTCACAGCAGAGGATATAGTAAAAACAGTGACTGAGTTCATGAGTAAATGA
- a CDS encoding transketolase, protein MTTLTQSRDIGFLKEQARLVRIEILKMLTLAGSGHTGGSLSAADIVTALYFYKMRHKPEYPKWPERDRFILSKGHAAPLLYTVLALTGYFDKSLLSTLRKTGSPLQGHPSSKMLQGVEVSTGSLGQGLSIANGIALGLRLDNSRARVYCLLGDGEIQEGQVWEAAMTAGHYAIDNLCAIVDLNELQIDGRCEDVMKITPVPAKWNAFNWHVFEIDGNNMEEVVTALDEAEKIKGKPSVILAKTVKGKGVSIFEGKVEYHGLAPTKEELEIALKELGEHGK, encoded by the coding sequence ATGACTACACTAACACAATCTCGCGACATCGGATTTCTTAAAGAGCAAGCTCGATTAGTAAGAATAGAGATCTTAAAAATGCTGACACTGGCAGGGTCAGGCCATACAGGCGGCTCTTTATCTGCAGCAGACATTGTTACTGCTCTCTATTTCTATAAAATGAGGCATAAACCTGAATACCCAAAATGGCCTGAAAGGGATAGATTTATTTTATCAAAAGGCCATGCAGCTCCACTCCTTTACACTGTTTTAGCATTAACAGGCTACTTCGACAAATCCCTCCTTAGCACACTTAGAAAAACAGGGAGTCCTCTTCAGGGACATCCCTCATCAAAAATGCTTCAAGGGGTGGAGGTCTCAACAGGCTCGCTTGGACAGGGATTATCTATTGCAAATGGGATAGCACTCGGACTAAGGCTTGATAATAGTCGTGCACGGGTTTATTGCTTGCTTGGCGATGGAGAGATTCAAGAAGGACAGGTATGGGAGGCTGCAATGACAGCAGGCCATTATGCCATTGATAACTTATGTGCCATTGTAGATTTAAATGAACTCCAGATAGACGGTAGATGTGAGGATGTGATGAAAATAACGCCTGTGCCCGCAAAATGGAATGCATTTAACTGGCATGTATTTGAGATAGACGGCAATAATATGGAAGAGGTTGTAACTGCCCTTGATGAGGCAGAAAAGATAAAAGGCAAGCCTTCAGTAATACTCGCCAAGACAGTAAAAGGCAAAGGTGTATCAATATTCGAAGGCAAAGTAGAATATCACGGTCTTGCACCAACAAAAGAAGAGCTTGAAATTGCATTAAAGGAGCTTGGGGAACATGGCAAGTAG
- a CDS encoding ComF family protein, which translates to MFVSKLLNIFFSAKCPICGNESDYHLYNPFCTRCWRGIERYSGPACNICGMPTTSNLSTICELCLKKPPAFSKVLYYGIYDGALKEAIHLLKFNGVKRLSGPLSLMLSELPIPKADGIIPVPLHPNRLYKREFNQTASISRHLSKNLKIPLMIDVLKKIKETPPQTDVSGKERFKNIRNAFKVCREINGMNLLLIDDVITTGATIRECSKVLIKAGAKSVVVIALARSMPR; encoded by the coding sequence ATGTTTGTTAGTAAATTACTTAATATTTTCTTCTCTGCAAAATGTCCTATCTGCGGAAATGAGTCAGATTATCATCTCTATAATCCCTTTTGCACAAGATGCTGGAGAGGAATCGAGAGATATTCAGGACCTGCTTGTAATATATGCGGGATGCCAACAACATCAAATCTATCAACAATCTGCGAGCTATGTCTAAAAAAACCTCCAGCATTTTCAAAAGTCCTCTATTATGGCATCTATGATGGTGCATTAAAAGAAGCCATCCACCTCTTGAAATTCAATGGAGTAAAAAGGCTCTCAGGACCACTGAGTTTAATGCTTTCTGAATTACCAATCCCTAAAGCAGATGGAATCATTCCAGTCCCCTTGCATCCCAATAGACTTTATAAAAGAGAATTCAACCAGACAGCATCTATTAGCCGACACCTATCAAAAAATCTCAAAATACCTCTAATGATAGATGTCCTAAAAAAAATCAAGGAGACTCCTCCTCAGACAGATGTTTCAGGAAAGGAAAGATTTAAAAATATCAGAAATGCATTTAAGGTTTGCAGGGAAATAAATGGCATGAATTTATTATTGATTGACGATGTCATAACCACAGGTGCTACAATAAGAGAGTGCAGCAAGGTCTTGATAAAAGCAGGTGCAAAAAGTGTAGTCGTAATTGCTTTAGCACGGTCAATGCCACGATAA
- a CDS encoding adenylosuccinate synthase, whose amino-acid sequence MSTVVIVGTQWGDEGKGKIVDFLTEKADVVARYQGGHNAGHTVVINNEKYILHLIPSGILHKGKKCIIGNGVVIAPDALISEIDGLKKRGIDTDNNLLISKNAHVIMPYHIAIEKENENKKGNKKIGTTGRGIGPSYTDKVARHGIRMLDLLTPDVFKEKLSSNIAAINFLLENFYKTAPLNANAIYDEYMQYAERLSRYITDTDVIINNKIDAGKNVLFEGAQGTLLDIDHGTYPFVTSSNTIAGGACIGLGVGPTKINKVLGIAKAYTTRVGEGPFPTELKDEIGEEIRKKGGEFGATTGRPRRCGWLDIVILKYAMRINGLTGIALTKMDILDGMDKLKICVGYKHNGRLYDEFPKETVVLENCEPVYEEVEGWKESTIGIKEFDKLPLNAKKYIKKIEEMLKAEVQIISTGQKRDEIIVLKEQF is encoded by the coding sequence ATGTCTACAGTTGTTATTGTTGGTACCCAATGGGGTGATGAAGGAAAAGGGAAGATAGTAGATTTTCTTACAGAAAAGGCTGATGTTGTTGCGCGTTATCAGGGCGGCCATAATGCTGGGCATACAGTTGTAATAAATAATGAAAAATACATACTCCACTTGATTCCCTCTGGGATATTACATAAAGGGAAAAAATGCATTATAGGAAATGGCGTTGTTATAGCTCCTGATGCATTGATTTCAGAGATAGATGGCCTGAAAAAAAGGGGAATAGATACAGACAACAATCTCTTAATCTCCAAAAATGCCCATGTGATAATGCCGTATCATATAGCTATCGAAAAAGAAAATGAGAATAAAAAAGGTAATAAGAAAATTGGAACAACAGGAAGGGGAATAGGCCCATCCTACACAGATAAGGTTGCAAGGCATGGCATCAGAATGCTGGATCTATTAACTCCTGATGTATTCAAGGAAAAGCTTTCATCAAATATAGCAGCAATCAATTTCTTGCTCGAAAACTTTTATAAGACTGCACCACTAAATGCAAATGCGATATATGATGAATATATGCAGTATGCTGAAAGACTTTCCAGATACATTACAGACACGGATGTGATAATAAACAACAAAATAGATGCTGGTAAAAATGTCCTCTTTGAAGGTGCACAGGGAACGCTCCTTGATATAGACCATGGAACATATCCATTTGTCACATCTTCAAACACAATTGCTGGTGGTGCATGCATAGGATTAGGCGTAGGTCCTACAAAAATAAACAAGGTATTGGGCATAGCAAAGGCTTACACTACAAGGGTAGGAGAAGGTCCATTCCCAACAGAACTCAAAGATGAAATCGGTGAAGAGATAAGAAAAAAAGGTGGAGAATTCGGTGCAACCACAGGAAGACCAAGGAGGTGTGGCTGGCTCGATATAGTTATATTAAAATATGCTATGCGGATAAATGGTCTTACAGGCATTGCTCTTACAAAAATGGATATCCTTGATGGCATGGATAAACTTAAAATATGTGTTGGCTACAAGCACAATGGAAGGCTGTATGATGAATTCCCAAAAGAGACCGTGGTCCTCGAAAACTGTGAGCCTGTCTATGAAGAGGTTGAGGGATGGAAGGAAAGCACCATAGGGATAAAAGAGTTCGATAAGCTGCCACTAAATGCAAAAAAATATATTAAGAAAATTGAGGAAATGCTCAAAGCAGAAGTGCAAATAATCTCAACCGGACAGAAAAGAGACGAGATAATAGTATTGAAAGAGCAGTTTTAA
- the serA gene encoding phosphoglycerate dehydrogenase, with the protein MKVLVSDNISSKGIEILKKAGLDVDVKTGLKPEELKSIIGEYHALVIRSATKVTADIIDAAKNLKVIGRAGSGLDNVDKAAASKKGIVVMNTPGGNTITTAEHTIAMMFAIARKIPQANASMAKGEWEKKKFMGVELFNKTLGIIGLGNIGGEVAKRAQGLGMNVIAYDPFLSEEKAKKMGIKKMEIAELISQADFITIHTPLTAETRNLINAKTIKTMKDSAYIINCARGGIVNEKDIYDALESGKLAGAALDVFEKEPPENNPLVGHEKVVCTPHLGASTQEAQENVAIAIAEQIADYLIYGTIRNAVNFPSIPADQVAVLQPYITLSEKIGSFSSQIFEGGITEVTLEYRGDASLLNISPLTIAAIKGLLTPILEETVNFVNAPFIAKERGIEVKETKSTDAGDYQGAITMKITSPQKILSVTGTLFSKRDPRIVKINDFTVEIVPEGNMLFMYNNDKPGVIGNIGTLLGKNNINIARMHFGREKAGGKAISVVNIDAPVTHKILQEIKNLPNILDVKVINL; encoded by the coding sequence ATGAAGGTTCTTGTTAGTGACAACATCTCATCAAAGGGAATCGAGATACTCAAAAAAGCTGGGCTTGATGTGGATGTTAAGACAGGGCTAAAACCAGAAGAATTGAAGTCTATTATCGGAGAATATCATGCACTTGTTATAAGGAGTGCAACAAAAGTCACAGCAGACATAATCGATGCTGCAAAAAATCTTAAGGTAATAGGCCGTGCAGGTTCTGGCCTTGATAATGTTGATAAGGCTGCTGCCTCAAAAAAAGGTATTGTAGTTATGAACACCCCAGGTGGAAATACCATAACAACTGCTGAACACACTATCGCCATGATGTTCGCTATTGCAAGAAAGATTCCTCAGGCAAATGCCTCTATGGCTAAAGGTGAGTGGGAGAAAAAGAAGTTCATGGGAGTGGAACTTTTCAATAAAACGCTTGGTATCATTGGTCTTGGGAATATAGGCGGAGAGGTAGCAAAAAGGGCTCAAGGTCTTGGGATGAATGTAATTGCTTATGACCCATTTTTAAGCGAAGAAAAGGCAAAAAAAATGGGCATAAAAAAAATGGAAATTGCAGAGCTTATTAGTCAGGCAGACTTTATAACTATACACACCCCTTTGACAGCAGAGACCAGAAATCTTATAAATGCAAAAACAATAAAAACCATGAAAGATAGTGCTTATATAATAAACTGCGCACGGGGCGGGATTGTAAATGAAAAAGACATCTACGATGCCCTTGAAAGTGGCAAGTTAGCAGGGGCTGCACTGGATGTCTTTGAAAAAGAGCCTCCTGAAAACAATCCATTAGTTGGACATGAAAAAGTAGTATGCACACCACATCTTGGTGCTTCAACTCAAGAGGCACAGGAGAATGTGGCAATAGCAATTGCAGAGCAAATTGCAGACTATCTAATATATGGAACAATTCGTAATGCTGTAAACTTCCCATCCATACCAGCAGACCAGGTAGCAGTATTACAGCCCTACATAACACTTTCAGAAAAGATAGGAAGTTTTTCCTCACAGATATTTGAAGGAGGAATCACTGAGGTCACTCTTGAATACAGAGGAGATGCCTCTTTACTAAACATTTCTCCTTTGACTATAGCTGCTATTAAGGGATTGCTAACTCCGATATTGGAGGAAACTGTAAACTTTGTAAATGCACCTTTCATTGCAAAAGAACGAGGAATAGAGGTAAAAGAGACAAAGAGCACAGATGCTGGAGATTATCAGGGTGCAATAACAATGAAAATCACTTCTCCACAAAAAATTCTGTCAGTAACAGGAACCCTTTTCAGTAAACGAGATCCAAGGATTGTAAAAATAAATGACTTTACAGTTGAGATAGTCCCTGAAGGCAATATGCTTTTTATGTATAACAATGATAAGCCCGGTGTTATAGGCAATATAGGGACGCTTTTGGGGAAAAACAACATTAATATTGCAAGAATGCATTTTGGCAGAGAAAAAGCCGGTGGAAAGGCGATATCCGTTGTGAACATAGATGCTCCTGTAACACATAAAATTTTACAAGAGATAAAGAATCTACCCAATATCCTTGATGTCAAGGTGATAAATCTATAA